One region of Juglans regia cultivar Chandler chromosome 4, Walnut 2.0, whole genome shotgun sequence genomic DNA includes:
- the LOC108992607 gene encoding 50S ribosomal protein 5 alpha, chloroplastic, with protein sequence MALLLYSNPLTSIFLSSSSFSSSFSHSSTASSSAFHITATSISRLHVKPIGLHPKFFKGTGVIEKMGSIVVNASSGIDATAGEPTSNSKEDAENKEEVVPVDKLPLESKLQERMEQKLKMKLAKKVRLRRNRLVRKRRLRKKGRWPPSKMKKLKNV encoded by the exons ATGGCTCTTCTTCTCTACTCCAATCCTCTCACCTCTATCTTCTTATCCTCATCGTCCTTTTCGTCTTCATTTTCGCATTCATCAACAGCATCATCATCGGCCTTTCACATCACTGCTACCTCAA TCTCCAGGTTGCACGTGAAACCAATTGGTCTGCacccaaaatttttcaaaggaaCTGGTGTCATTGAGAAGATGGGTTCGATAGTTGTCAATGCTTCCTCTGGCATTGATGCAACGGCTGGTGAGCCTACTTCCAATAGCAAGGAAGACGCTGAGAACAAGGAGGAGGTTGTGCCAGTTGACAAACTCCCTTTGGAGTCGAAGCTGCAAGAGAGGATGGAGCAGAAGCTCAAGATGAAATTGGCAAAGAAGGTAAGGCTTAGGAGGAATAGGCTTGTCCGAAAGAGGAGACTGCGGAAGAAGGGCCGGTGGCCCCCCTCAAAGATGAAGAAGCTAAAGAATGTCTGA